A single genomic interval of Schistocerca americana isolate TAMUIC-IGC-003095 chromosome 2, iqSchAmer2.1, whole genome shotgun sequence harbors:
- the LOC124594346 gene encoding CCHC-type zinc finger nucleic acid binding protein-like: MIVRSQDENINLSEAVELAQQEERATMSMREKDQKSREISGQNYQRDQPKQMKCYNYGKAGQISKHCNRNTKVRWMQTPSRAEEARKFQNYCYHYDEPGHAEAKCNRTIICEKCQRRGHREKDCRTPKCYRCNKYGHLASQCREKIEKFRGKGTGNETGGMGSSHA, encoded by the coding sequence ATGATTGTACGCAGTCAAGACGAAAACATTAATTTAAGTGAGGCTGTAGAACTCGCACAACAAGAAGAAAGAGCAACCATGTCAATGAGAGAAAAGGATCAAAAGTCAAGGGAAATAAGCGGGCAGAATTATCAAAGAGACCAACCAAAGCAGATGAAGTGTTACAATTATGGTAAAGCGGGGCAAATATCCAAGCACTGCAACAGAAATACCAAAGTAAGATGGATGCAGACACCCAGCAGGGCAGAAGAAGCACggaaatttcagaattattgttACCATTATGACGAACCAGggcatgcagaagcgaaatgtaatAGAACTATTATATGCGAAAAATGCCAAAGGCGTGGGCATAGGGAGAAAGACTGTCGAACTCCTAAATGTTATCGGTGTAATAAATATGGGCATTTAGCATCACAGTGTAGAGAGAAAATAGAAAAGTTCCGAGGAAAAGGGACGGGAAACGAAACAGGTGGTATGGGCAGCAGTCATGCATAG
- the LOC124594778 gene encoding uncharacterized protein LOC124594778: protein MGQRLSDLRGYFGVMEDEETGVATSGSFHVTGEDSVSGSPSGSNSNACSTVADNTTEALSCPENSAVQVVEHVDQHFESIYNIGIEGFRIDEASVNVVESDLCSYHTEYSCIAKGDCNCVDEGTSSAAEEQNLEILSGSYNGQTLTLVNGKRSRTKLGRSSKELGSCGKKKRNHWVLKFNCARLKGGGNCGPVSADTDIAEPNISCESCICTGYRRTEDHHLGAGVIFKAGAAETGLQESSKTNSSVNLPSSDNTLRAVVSAEHLIDMSRFNPEDYPIEDCDERARIERAREIAEGVEPPPGFLPSAHIQISLDEFTAFFQSHLNFHPSAFSACPQIDMNLSSGIPRTVHTQVDYIHCLVPDLLQITSCSFYWGKMDRYEAERLLEGKPEGTFLLRDSAQDEYLFSVSFRKYGRSLHARIEQWNHRFSFDSHDPGVFASPTVCGLIEHYKDPSCCMFFEPMLTIPLHRNFTFPLQHLCRAVVCSRATYDGLNQLNLPKSLKSYLKEYHYKQRVRVRRLDLEQ from the coding sequence ATGGGTCAGCGGCTTAGTGACCTAAGAGGTTACTTTGGCGTTATGGAAGACGAAGAAACTGGAGTAGCAACATCAGGCAGTTTTCATGTTACTGGTGAAGACTCAGTGTCTGGAAGTCCAAGTGGAAGCAATAGTAATGCCTGTAGCACAGTTGCAGATAATACGACAGAGGCACTCAGTTGTCCTGAAAATAGTGCAGTTCAGGTTGTAGAACATGTTGATCAACATTTTGAGAGCATTTATAATATAGGTATTGAGGGCTTTAGAATAGATGAAGCAagtgtaaatgtggtggaaagtgaTTTGTGCTCTTACCATACTGAATATTCCTGTATTGCAAAAGGTGACTGTAATTGTGTTGATGAAGGCACATCCAGTGCAGCTGAAGAACAGAATCTGGAAATATTAAGTGGTAGCTATAATGGACAGACTCTTACTCTTGTAAATGGTAAAAGATCAAGAACCAAACTGGGAAGATCATCAAAGGAATTGGGCAGCTGCGGCAAGAAGAAAAGAAATCATTGGGTTCTGAAATTTAATTGTGCTCGCCTGAAGGGTGGTGGAAACTGTGGACCAGTGTCTGCAGATACAGATATTGCAGAGCCCAATATCAGTTGTGAATCTTGCATATGCACAGGCTATCGTAGGACAGAAGATCACCACCTAGGGGCAGGTGTTATTTTCAAAGCAGGTGCTGCAGAAACTGGATTACAAGAGAGTAGCAAGACAAATTCCAGTGTAAACCTGCCATCGAGTGACAATACATTACGAGCAGTGGTATCTGCAGAACATCTCATTGACATGTCCAGATTTAATCCTGAAGATTATCCAATTGAAGATTGTGATGAAAGGGCGAGAATAGAGCGGGCGAGAGAAATTGCAGAAGGTGTCGAGCCACCACCTGGATTTCTCCCATCTGCTCACATCCAGATCTCACTTGATGAATTCACAGCATTCTTCCAATCACATTTGAATTTCCATCCATCAGCGTTCTCAGCGTGTCCACAAATAGACATGAATCTGTCATCAGGAATACCAAGAACTGTTCACACCCAAGTGGATTATATTCATTGTCTGGTGCCTGATCTTCTGCAGATTACTTCTTGCTCATTTTATTGGGGTAAAATGGATCGTTATGAGGCAGAGCGATTGTTGGAGGGCAAACCTGAGGGTACATTTCTTCTTAGAGATTCTGCACAAGATGAATATCTGTTTTCAGTTAGTTTCAGAAAATACGGGCGATCTCTGCATGCACGCATTGAACAGTGGAACCACCGCTTTAGTTTTGATTCACATGATCCAGGTGTATTTGCTTCACCAACAGTTTGTGGTCTCATTGAGCATTATAAGGATCCATCGTGTTGCATGTTTTTTGAACCGATGCTTACAATACCACTGCACAGAAATTTCACATTTCCCCTGCAACACTTGTGTCGAGCTGTTGTATGTAGCAGGGCCACCTACGATGGATTAAATCAGTTAAACTTGCCTAAGTCTCTGAAATCCTATCTTAAAGAGTATCATTATAAACAACGTGTACGAGTAAGACGACTTGATTTAGAACAGTAA